In Cucurbita pepo subsp. pepo cultivar mu-cu-16 chromosome LG04, ASM280686v2, whole genome shotgun sequence, the following are encoded in one genomic region:
- the LOC111792977 gene encoding uncharacterized protein LOC111792977 isoform X2: MDSNRMVMPSKFEFTSGSPDRPLHSSGQRGAHMAVPLDRSSSFRENGENPNLSTLPNMSRSASAVSQGDVLNFLQCLHFGRKLVATDEKSNRPGDFSRQLHLALSMSPDDSPSSSSKSKLAASVMPEEIKRMKGSLRECSIKARKRLKIFNEALSVFNKFFPSVPSKKRSRLEVYNNDRSNFILSGERSARGQVGKFGNQSHAVTGVFEHEMQKPEERTKNAMPNKRTRTSLVDARGMDVRGNAPVRQSGAEDRERDALRLANSGAVQGEDRSLSIGVDGWEKSKMKKKRSGIKADVSSSCQSTKPADSYDEVKQQLQQRPVSDARSRINKDNFGFRPGAANGASGVGKSDGGAQQIGLGIRSSMSRTDLDASSLVNDRRDNSIGSDKERVNVRGVNKSNVRDDFISTSPTINAKVNPSVRGPRSGSGIAPKFSPVVHRAVASNDWDMSNSANKPTAAVGVSNRKRMTSMRSSSPPVSQWASQRQKISRVARRTNLVPIVSSNDDTPPLDNASDVGGNDNGLGFGRRMSGSSPQQVKIKGEPLSSAALSESEESGAAEIKSRERIRKSDDLDDKSEQGGKKVSSLVLPTRKNKLVNEDVGDGVRRQGRNGRAFTSTRSPVPMTVEKIDNVGTAKQLRSARLGYDKVESKAGRPPTRKFTDRKAYKRQKPNVATDFLAGSDYGHEELLAAANAVKNPGRTFFNPFWRQMEQFFRFISEADITHLRKQGDLEGTASGPKVVSDRDSYNISRDNFEHVDNDARGEVPLEHIIHELKDHTVIPLYQRLLASLIPEEVADNESEDTKFDSYGMPELDEDFKPNKLSHQISPSSQFSGHSANDDYNMRRGPGSDQYMPETDRQGIPNSVMILNLSNSLNGSISNQAFMPGTACSEFQYDGMQLNEKVLLEIQSIGIFPDSVPEMLQIEEEEVINNIHQLEEKKNELVSRKNSLLHKLLQSVLASKQLQEKEFERLAMDKLVAMAYEKYMACKVSNASSGKSSSNKMAKQAALAFVKRTLNRCHKFEDTGKSFFSEPSFREIYSSWSVNPNGERQTDPVEGESYASIQSLDGRVSAFAGSQHSPSHFSQNAENHDITSGNVLPPANHQAERTGGREEIWSNRVKKRELLLDDVGNAGAPSVIGSSISSSAKGKRSERDRDGKGHNREVSSRNGTKIGRPALSNAKGERKTKTKPKQKTAQLSISVNGLLGKMSEQPKPSLSPVLKSSTLTGGSKEKDQFGFDGLDDPESLDLSNLQLPGMDVLGVPDDHDGQAQDLGSWLNIDDDGLQDQDDFMGLEIPMDDLSELNMMV; the protein is encoded by the exons ATGGACTCTAACCGGATGGTGATGCCTAGCAAGTTTGAATTTACTTCAGGTAGCCCAGATAGACCATTACACTCTAGTGGGCAGCGTGGAGCCCACATGGCCGTTCCACTGGACAGATCAAGTAGCTTTCGCGAGAATGGGGAGAATCCAAATTTATCTACTCTTCCAAATATGTCAAGAAGTGCTTCTGCTGTATCACAAGGAGACGTTCTAAATTTCTTGCAATGTTTGCATTTTGGTCGAAAGTTGGTTGCTACTGATGAAAAGTCTAATCGCCCAGGGGATTTCAGCAGGCAGTTACATCTTGCTCTTAGTATGTCCCCAGACGATTCTCCATCTAGCTCTTCAAAAAGTAAATTGGCAGCATCCGTGATGCCAGAAGAAATCAAGCGGATGAAGGGTAGTCTACGTGAGTGCTCTATCAAAGCCAG GAAACggttaaaaattttcaacgaGGCCTTATCTGTATTCAACAAGTTTTTCCCAAGTGTACCATCAAAGAAGAGGTCACGTTTAGAAGTTTATAATAATGACCGAtccaatttcattttatctGGTGAGCGGTCAGCTAGGGGGCAAGTAGGTAAGTTTGGAAATCAGAGTCATGCAGTCACTGGTGTTTTTGAACATGAGATGCAGAAACCTGAAGAACGAACAAAAAATGCTATGCCGAATAAACGCACAAGAACTTCATTGGTGGATGCAAGGGGG ATGGATGTTCGTGGTAATGCTCCTGTGAGACAATCTGGAGCTGAAGATAGGGAAAGAGATGCACTAAGGCTTGCAAATAGTGGTGCTGTTCAAGGTGAAGATAGGAGTTTATCAATTGGCGTTGATGGTTGGGAGAAgtcaaaaatgaagaaaaaacgATCTGGAATAAAGGCAGATGTCTCTTCGAGCTGTCAATCGACCAAACCAGCAGATAGCTATGATGAAGTTAAGCAGCAATTGCAGCAAAGACCTGTTTCTGATGCTCGATCGcgaataaataaagataactTTGGGTTTAG GCCAGGGGCTGCTAATGGAGCTTCTGGTGTTGGAAAATCTGATGGTGGTGCCCAACAAATTGGCTTGGGTATTCGTTCTTCCATGTCCAGGACTGATTTGGATGCCAGTTCCCTTGTCAATGACAGAAGAGATAATTCTATTGGTTCAGACAAAGAAAGAGTCAACGTCCGGGGTGTTAATAA GTCAAATGTCCGTGACGACTTCATTTCAACCAGTCCTACAATAAATGCTAAAGTGAATCCATCTGTTCGTGGTCCACGGTCTGGTTCAGGCATTGCTCCAAAATTTTCCCCGGTTGTTCACAGAGCAGTTGCTTCTAATGATTGGGATATGTCGAATAGCGCAAATAAGCCTACTGCTGCTGTTGGTGTGAGCAATCGCAAACGCATGACATCAATGCGGTCCTCATCTCCTCCAGTTTCCCAATGGGCAAGCCAGAGGCAGAAGATCTCCCGTGTTGCAAGAAGGACCAATCTTGTTCCTATTGTTTCAAGCAATGATGATACTCCTCCTTTGGATAACGCATCTGATGTTGGGGGTAATGATAATGGCTTGGGATTTGGTAGACGCATGTCTGGCAGTTCTCCACAGCaagtgaaaataaaaggtgAACCATTATCCTCGGCTGCCTTATCTGAAAGTGAGGAATCTGGGGCTGCCGAGATCAAATCGAGAGAGAGGATCCGAAAATCGGATGATTTAGATGATAAATCTGAACAAGGTGGTAAAAAGGTATCTTCTTTAGTTCTGCCAACCAGGAAGAATAAATTGGTTAATGAAGACGTTGGAGATGGGGTTCGAAGACAAGGGAGGAATGGGCGTGCTTTTACTTCCACTAGGTCTCCCGTGCCAATGACAGTTGAGAAGATCGATAATGTAGGAACTGCAAAACAGCTTAGAAGTGCCAGACTCGGATATGATAAAGTTGAAAG CAAGGCAGGTCGTCCACCTACTAGGAAATTTACTGACCGCAAAGCATATAAACGTCAAAAGCCCAATGTGGCGACAGATTTTCTTG CTGGATCAGATTATGGGCATGAAGAGCTATTGGCTGCTGCTAATGCTGTAAAAAATCCTG GTCGCACTTTTTTCAACCCATTTTGGAGACAGATGGAGCAATTCTTTCGTTTTATATCTGAAGCAGATATTACTCACCTAAGAAAACAA GGAGATCTCGAAGGTACTGCATCGGGGCCAAAAGTTGTTTCAGACAGGGACAGTTACAATATCAGTCGTGATAATTTTGAGCACGTTGACAATGATGCAAGAGGAGAAGTTCCTTTAGAACATATAATTCACGAGTTAAAAGATCATACTGTAATTCCTTTATACCAGAGACTCTTAGCCTCATTAATTCCAGAGGAGGTTGCTGACAACGAAAGTGAAGACACCAAGTTCGATAGTTACGGAATGCCCGAGTTAGATGAAGATtttaaaccaaacaaattgaGTCACCAAATTTCACCTAGTTCTCAGTTTTCTGGGCATTCTGCTAATGATGATTATAACATGAGAAGGGGACCAGGATCAGATCAATACATGCCTGAAACAGATAGACAGGGCATCCCAAACTCTGTTATGATATTGAACTTATCTAATTCCCTGAACGGCTCGATCTCTAATCAAGCTTTTATGCCTGGAACAGCCTGTTCAGAGTTTCAGTATGATGGCATGCAGTTGAATGAGAAAGTTCTGTTGGAGATTCAAAGTATTGGAATTTTTCCAGATTCAGTG CCTGAAATGTTACAGATAGAGGAGGAAGAGGTCATCAATAACATCCATCAgttggaagagaagaagaatgagcTG GTTTCAAGAAAGAACTCTTTGCTTCACAAACTGCTCCAGTCTGTCTTGGCTTCAAAGCAGCTTCAAGAAAA AGAGTTCGAAAGGCTTGCCATGGATAAACTTGTTGCAATGGCTTACGAGAAGTATATG GCTTGCAAAGTTTCTAATGCCTCTAGTGGAAAGAGTTCCAGTAACAAAATGGCGAAGCAAGCTGCCTTGGCATTTGTTAAAAGAACATTGAACCGATGTCATAAATTTGAGGATACAGGAAAGAGCTTCTTCAGTGAGCCTTCATTTCGAGAGATATATTCTTCCTGGTCTGTCAATCCCAATGGTGAAAGACAGACAGATCCTGTGGAGGGTGAATCGTATGCCTCCATTCAATCTCTGGATGGCAGAGTCTCAG CTTTTGCAGGTTCACAGCATAGCCCTTCACACTTCAGTCAGAATGCAGAAAACCACGATATTACATCTGGCAATGTGCTTCCACCTGCTAATCACCAAGCTGAGCGAACTGgtggaagagaagaaatatGGTCAAACAGGGTAAAAAAGAGAGAACTCTTGCTTGATGATGTCGGTAATGCAGGTGCCCCATCAGTCATTGGGAGTTCTATTTCAAGCAGTGCAAAAGGAAAGCGGAGTGAAAGGGATAGAGATGGTAAAGGGCATAACAGAGAGGTGTCATCTAGAAATGGAACTAAAATTGGTAGGCCAGCACTATCCAATGCTAAAGGGGAAAGGAAAACTAAGACAAAGCCGAAGCAGAAAACTGCCCAATTATCAATTTCTGTTAATGGCCTTCTGGGGAAGATGTCAGAGCAACCAAAACCATCATTGTCTCCTGTATTAAAATCAAGTACTTTGACTGGTggttcaaaagaaaaggatcaATTTGGCTTTGATGGACTCGATGACCCCGAGTCCTTAGATTTATCTAATCTTCAATTACCGGGAATGGACGTATTAGGTGTTCCTGATGATCATGATGGCCAGGCTCAGGATCTGGGTTCCTGGTTAAatattgatgatgatggtTTACAAGACCAAGATGACTTCATGGGCCTTGAGATTCCAATGGATGACCTCTCAGAATTAAATATGATGGTTTGA
- the LOC111792977 gene encoding uncharacterized protein LOC111792977 isoform X1, with product MDSNRMVMPSKFEFTSGSPDRPLHSSGQRGAHMAVPLDRSSSFRENGENPNLSTLPNMSRSASAVSQGDVLNFLQCLHFGRKLVATDEKSNRPGDFSRQLHLALSMSPDDSPSSSSKSKLAASVMPEEIKRMKGSLRECSIKARKRLKIFNEALSVFNKFFPSVPSKKRSRLEVYNNDRSNFILSGERSARGQVGKFGNQSHAVTGVFEHEMQKPEERTKNAMPNKRTRTSLVDARGMDVRGNAPVRQSGAEDRERDALRLANSGAVQGEDRSLSIGVDGWEKSKMKKKRSGIKADVSSSCQSTKPADSYDEVKQQLQQRPVSDARSRINKDNFGFRPGAANGASGVGKSDGGAQQIGLGIRSSMSRTDLDASSLVNDRRDNSIGSDKERVNVRGVNKSNVRDDFISTSPTINAKVNPSVRGPRSGSGIAPKFSPVVHRAVASNDWDMSNSANKPTAAVGVSNRKRMTSMRSSSPPVSQWASQRQKISRVARRTNLVPIVSSNDDTPPLDNASDVGGNDNGLGFGRRMSGSSPQQVKIKGEPLSSAALSESEESGAAEIKSRERIRKSDDLDDKSEQGGKKVSSLVLPTRKNKLVNEDVGDGVRRQGRNGRAFTSTRSPVPMTVEKIDNVGTAKQLRSARLGYDKVESKAGRPPTRKFTDRKAYKRQKPNVATDFLAGSDYGHEELLAAANAVKNPGRTFFNPFWRQMEQFFRFISEADITHLRKQFLFQGDLEGTASGPKVVSDRDSYNISRDNFEHVDNDARGEVPLEHIIHELKDHTVIPLYQRLLASLIPEEVADNESEDTKFDSYGMPELDEDFKPNKLSHQISPSSQFSGHSANDDYNMRRGPGSDQYMPETDRQGIPNSVMILNLSNSLNGSISNQAFMPGTACSEFQYDGMQLNEKVLLEIQSIGIFPDSVPEMLQIEEEEVINNIHQLEEKKNELVSRKNSLLHKLLQSVLASKQLQEKEFERLAMDKLVAMAYEKYMACKVSNASSGKSSSNKMAKQAALAFVKRTLNRCHKFEDTGKSFFSEPSFREIYSSWSVNPNGERQTDPVEGESYASIQSLDGRVSAFAGSQHSPSHFSQNAENHDITSGNVLPPANHQAERTGGREEIWSNRVKKRELLLDDVGNAGAPSVIGSSISSSAKGKRSERDRDGKGHNREVSSRNGTKIGRPALSNAKGERKTKTKPKQKTAQLSISVNGLLGKMSEQPKPSLSPVLKSSTLTGGSKEKDQFGFDGLDDPESLDLSNLQLPGMDVLGVPDDHDGQAQDLGSWLNIDDDGLQDQDDFMGLEIPMDDLSELNMMV from the exons ATGGACTCTAACCGGATGGTGATGCCTAGCAAGTTTGAATTTACTTCAGGTAGCCCAGATAGACCATTACACTCTAGTGGGCAGCGTGGAGCCCACATGGCCGTTCCACTGGACAGATCAAGTAGCTTTCGCGAGAATGGGGAGAATCCAAATTTATCTACTCTTCCAAATATGTCAAGAAGTGCTTCTGCTGTATCACAAGGAGACGTTCTAAATTTCTTGCAATGTTTGCATTTTGGTCGAAAGTTGGTTGCTACTGATGAAAAGTCTAATCGCCCAGGGGATTTCAGCAGGCAGTTACATCTTGCTCTTAGTATGTCCCCAGACGATTCTCCATCTAGCTCTTCAAAAAGTAAATTGGCAGCATCCGTGATGCCAGAAGAAATCAAGCGGATGAAGGGTAGTCTACGTGAGTGCTCTATCAAAGCCAG GAAACggttaaaaattttcaacgaGGCCTTATCTGTATTCAACAAGTTTTTCCCAAGTGTACCATCAAAGAAGAGGTCACGTTTAGAAGTTTATAATAATGACCGAtccaatttcattttatctGGTGAGCGGTCAGCTAGGGGGCAAGTAGGTAAGTTTGGAAATCAGAGTCATGCAGTCACTGGTGTTTTTGAACATGAGATGCAGAAACCTGAAGAACGAACAAAAAATGCTATGCCGAATAAACGCACAAGAACTTCATTGGTGGATGCAAGGGGG ATGGATGTTCGTGGTAATGCTCCTGTGAGACAATCTGGAGCTGAAGATAGGGAAAGAGATGCACTAAGGCTTGCAAATAGTGGTGCTGTTCAAGGTGAAGATAGGAGTTTATCAATTGGCGTTGATGGTTGGGAGAAgtcaaaaatgaagaaaaaacgATCTGGAATAAAGGCAGATGTCTCTTCGAGCTGTCAATCGACCAAACCAGCAGATAGCTATGATGAAGTTAAGCAGCAATTGCAGCAAAGACCTGTTTCTGATGCTCGATCGcgaataaataaagataactTTGGGTTTAG GCCAGGGGCTGCTAATGGAGCTTCTGGTGTTGGAAAATCTGATGGTGGTGCCCAACAAATTGGCTTGGGTATTCGTTCTTCCATGTCCAGGACTGATTTGGATGCCAGTTCCCTTGTCAATGACAGAAGAGATAATTCTATTGGTTCAGACAAAGAAAGAGTCAACGTCCGGGGTGTTAATAA GTCAAATGTCCGTGACGACTTCATTTCAACCAGTCCTACAATAAATGCTAAAGTGAATCCATCTGTTCGTGGTCCACGGTCTGGTTCAGGCATTGCTCCAAAATTTTCCCCGGTTGTTCACAGAGCAGTTGCTTCTAATGATTGGGATATGTCGAATAGCGCAAATAAGCCTACTGCTGCTGTTGGTGTGAGCAATCGCAAACGCATGACATCAATGCGGTCCTCATCTCCTCCAGTTTCCCAATGGGCAAGCCAGAGGCAGAAGATCTCCCGTGTTGCAAGAAGGACCAATCTTGTTCCTATTGTTTCAAGCAATGATGATACTCCTCCTTTGGATAACGCATCTGATGTTGGGGGTAATGATAATGGCTTGGGATTTGGTAGACGCATGTCTGGCAGTTCTCCACAGCaagtgaaaataaaaggtgAACCATTATCCTCGGCTGCCTTATCTGAAAGTGAGGAATCTGGGGCTGCCGAGATCAAATCGAGAGAGAGGATCCGAAAATCGGATGATTTAGATGATAAATCTGAACAAGGTGGTAAAAAGGTATCTTCTTTAGTTCTGCCAACCAGGAAGAATAAATTGGTTAATGAAGACGTTGGAGATGGGGTTCGAAGACAAGGGAGGAATGGGCGTGCTTTTACTTCCACTAGGTCTCCCGTGCCAATGACAGTTGAGAAGATCGATAATGTAGGAACTGCAAAACAGCTTAGAAGTGCCAGACTCGGATATGATAAAGTTGAAAG CAAGGCAGGTCGTCCACCTACTAGGAAATTTACTGACCGCAAAGCATATAAACGTCAAAAGCCCAATGTGGCGACAGATTTTCTTG CTGGATCAGATTATGGGCATGAAGAGCTATTGGCTGCTGCTAATGCTGTAAAAAATCCTG GTCGCACTTTTTTCAACCCATTTTGGAGACAGATGGAGCAATTCTTTCGTTTTATATCTGAAGCAGATATTACTCACCTAAGAAAACAA TTTCTCTTTCAGGGAGATCTCGAAGGTACTGCATCGGGGCCAAAAGTTGTTTCAGACAGGGACAGTTACAATATCAGTCGTGATAATTTTGAGCACGTTGACAATGATGCAAGAGGAGAAGTTCCTTTAGAACATATAATTCACGAGTTAAAAGATCATACTGTAATTCCTTTATACCAGAGACTCTTAGCCTCATTAATTCCAGAGGAGGTTGCTGACAACGAAAGTGAAGACACCAAGTTCGATAGTTACGGAATGCCCGAGTTAGATGAAGATtttaaaccaaacaaattgaGTCACCAAATTTCACCTAGTTCTCAGTTTTCTGGGCATTCTGCTAATGATGATTATAACATGAGAAGGGGACCAGGATCAGATCAATACATGCCTGAAACAGATAGACAGGGCATCCCAAACTCTGTTATGATATTGAACTTATCTAATTCCCTGAACGGCTCGATCTCTAATCAAGCTTTTATGCCTGGAACAGCCTGTTCAGAGTTTCAGTATGATGGCATGCAGTTGAATGAGAAAGTTCTGTTGGAGATTCAAAGTATTGGAATTTTTCCAGATTCAGTG CCTGAAATGTTACAGATAGAGGAGGAAGAGGTCATCAATAACATCCATCAgttggaagagaagaagaatgagcTG GTTTCAAGAAAGAACTCTTTGCTTCACAAACTGCTCCAGTCTGTCTTGGCTTCAAAGCAGCTTCAAGAAAA AGAGTTCGAAAGGCTTGCCATGGATAAACTTGTTGCAATGGCTTACGAGAAGTATATG GCTTGCAAAGTTTCTAATGCCTCTAGTGGAAAGAGTTCCAGTAACAAAATGGCGAAGCAAGCTGCCTTGGCATTTGTTAAAAGAACATTGAACCGATGTCATAAATTTGAGGATACAGGAAAGAGCTTCTTCAGTGAGCCTTCATTTCGAGAGATATATTCTTCCTGGTCTGTCAATCCCAATGGTGAAAGACAGACAGATCCTGTGGAGGGTGAATCGTATGCCTCCATTCAATCTCTGGATGGCAGAGTCTCAG CTTTTGCAGGTTCACAGCATAGCCCTTCACACTTCAGTCAGAATGCAGAAAACCACGATATTACATCTGGCAATGTGCTTCCACCTGCTAATCACCAAGCTGAGCGAACTGgtggaagagaagaaatatGGTCAAACAGGGTAAAAAAGAGAGAACTCTTGCTTGATGATGTCGGTAATGCAGGTGCCCCATCAGTCATTGGGAGTTCTATTTCAAGCAGTGCAAAAGGAAAGCGGAGTGAAAGGGATAGAGATGGTAAAGGGCATAACAGAGAGGTGTCATCTAGAAATGGAACTAAAATTGGTAGGCCAGCACTATCCAATGCTAAAGGGGAAAGGAAAACTAAGACAAAGCCGAAGCAGAAAACTGCCCAATTATCAATTTCTGTTAATGGCCTTCTGGGGAAGATGTCAGAGCAACCAAAACCATCATTGTCTCCTGTATTAAAATCAAGTACTTTGACTGGTggttcaaaagaaaaggatcaATTTGGCTTTGATGGACTCGATGACCCCGAGTCCTTAGATTTATCTAATCTTCAATTACCGGGAATGGACGTATTAGGTGTTCCTGATGATCATGATGGCCAGGCTCAGGATCTGGGTTCCTGGTTAAatattgatgatgatggtTTACAAGACCAAGATGACTTCATGGGCCTTGAGATTCCAATGGATGACCTCTCAGAATTAAATATGATGGTTTGA